CTTTATGCAAGATTGGATTAAGTTGTAAACAATCcaaatcaaatataattaCTTTACTGGAGATATGTTTAAGAAAGTTCCAAATTAGGGGTTTTGAAAAGGATAACTTCGAAGAcgaaaatttaattttccAGGAAGATCAACTTTTACAATATTCAAGATTCATCTtatcaaagaaaattaGTCTTTGTATTAAATCACTGAACCACTCATCTGTCTTTTCTTCTGCATTAAACAAGCCAACAGGACCTCCAAGCACCTTATTTTGCAATAAAAGCTTAAGTTCAATATTGTTCTAGTCTATACTCATAACTAGATGCactaatttattattttagtGCAAATTTCCCAACTACGGATTCATTTATGCATTTATTCATGAACTTGATTAAGGTTCACGCTAAAGGTTAGATAAACCCTCTAGTCaataaattagaagaaatCGCCGAAAAACCCTCACAAGAAAATTagttaaaatattaatattaagacCAATATTACTATTGATATCTGCGAATTCTACCAGAGTTGGAACCTTTCCTCCCTCTATTATCACCCTAAAATCATAAACTAAATCTCTTTAGGCAGAAGCTTTAGCTTTGGTAGCCTTCTTTCCAAAATTCTTAGCTTCAATAAATTGTTTGCGTAGTGTAGAGAATGCTCTGAATTTTCTCTCCTCAGGAGTAATAACGTGAGTCTATAAGAAAAAGTgattaatttaaatctaTAGAGTTAATAACGACATACTTACCTTAACAGCCAAAGTCTGGGCCTTAATAGGGAAAGCCTTTTCATGGCTTACATTCTTCAAGGCCTTGAACTCCTCTCTAGCAGAGTCATTTGGAATACCAGCGAAGCCCTTCTTAGTCTTCTTTCCCTTTCTTGGTTGAAGAACGATTCCATTAATATACTTCTTTAGACGGTCAACATTGATTTGGAATGTCTCTTCAGATAAGTCAGTTCTTCTGTGGTCAACAGCAATTCCAATGCTCATTGCAGCCTTTTTGTTAATTCCACAAGCTGAGAGCTCTTCAAGAGTGAATCCTCTTCCAAGACGGGTTTTCATGTTGTAACGTTGTGTTGGTGGGTGGACAATTGGTCTCAACATTCCAACAGGTCTAAAGCCTGCCTCAGCAACTGCCTTTTGACGAGCAATTCTGCGGCTTTGCTTTCTACCTGGCTGGTTATACCATGTCTTGATCCAGCGTTTGTAGTTTTTGTGATAGTGCACATTGGGAATAACGTTGTTATGACGCATCTTTAATCAAGATTTAGGTTCTATTCT
The Cryptosporidium parvum Iowa II chromosome 2, whole genome shotgun sequence genome window above contains:
- a CDS encoding 60S ribosomal protein L13, translated to MRHNNVIPNVHYHKNYKRWIKTWYNQPGRKQSRRIARQKAVAEAGFRPVGMLRPIVHPPTQRYNMKTRLGRGFTLEELSACGINKKAAMSIGIAVDHRRTDLSEETFQINVDRLKKYINGIVLQPRKGKKTKKGFAGIPNDSAREEFKALKNVSHEKAFPIKAQTLAVKTHVITPEERKFRAFSTLRKQFIEAKNFGKKATKAKASA